From the Kwoniella dendrophila CBS 6074 chromosome 8, complete sequence genome, the window TGTATATTCATTTATTATTGCTATTTTATTAATTTCTCTTaatgattgttgatgttcattctgaaatcaaaatcaaaatcagtttcaTACATTCGTAATAAAGAAAAGTGAGTCAATAGACTATTCAATTAATATAGCGTAACTCAAACTCACAACATCACATAAAACCAATATTATCCTTAAATTATAACTgcctttcatcttttcaattctttgatGTATATATTCAGGATGTAATCGATGGTATTTGAGACTATGACGGAAATTAATATCTAAGCATGCTAGGTATTGGTGTCTTTAGTAATGATTGAATGCTCACCTCAAAAACAATACACCATTATGTGCACCGACTTGATAATCCGCTACTATATCACCAATTTCTACACCTACATTCTTTATTGACCCTAATACTGGATTCCGCCGCTGTTAGCGAGTAAGAAAGATTCAATCAGCGTTGTTTAGTGTTTTCTAAGTCGCTGAATCATCTCAAAACTGATCATATACCCACCTGCACAGAATTGTAAATTATACTGTTTTTACTCGCTGCGGGTCTATTAATGGGTCTAGTTGAAGGACCAGTTTGACCCGATACATTGGTGTTTGTCGTCGGATTAGACCCATTATTGGCAATACTTGAAGGtccaggtaaagaaggtatggGAGGCTGACCACCTGATGCATTCCTCAATGATGAACCCGAGGCTACGTGTTTGGAAGAAGGGGAGTTAACTTGAGGAGGTTGGTTTTGTGATTTGagtaaagatgatgctgattgAAAGCCCGTTGTCGGAGGAGGAGGGGGCATCGTACCTGGACTTGcttcatttgattctgacATCTTGAAATGAGAGTGTGTGTTTGAGACTCCTTTGCATCATGAAGTTTCATACATAGTATGCTTtatttcagcttgaaatCATTGTGATTTGTATTGTCTATGCGATCATTTTGTCAGTCATGACGATCCTCCACTTCCTGGAGAGCACTTTCCCACGGAGTACAGCGGGCTGAGCTTCACCCATGCCTCTCGTCCGGTCGAGAATGCTATTGATCACCCTACGTTATAACCTACCTCTAATTACGACAGAATCGACAGACATCCTGAGTTACTTAACATCCTTACAGACAATCTATTTGACCTGATTTGAGAGGAAGACAAAGCAAGGTCTTGATATTCATAACCACAATAAGCTCAAAGTACTGGAAAAATCGACAATTTAAAATGGCTAAAACATATTTACTTTCCCGAACATTAGATCCAATTTTAGGTATATTTACAGGTTTACTGGCATTCCACCTGAACGAAACCAATCCTAGATCTGCACCAATACCAGGACATACATTAAGAGAATTGATAGCGTGGAAATGgaatgaaaataaagaattaaGACAGATTAGAgatagagaagatgaaaataacaACGATTGGGAAAGGGTTACTAGAGAATTAGGTGTTGGTAGTAATGTTGAAAGTACTGAAAAGAAATAGGATGTAATAACAATTGTAAGTTGTTACTATTGATATTACTTATGATCATTAATTTCAAGTCagatcaaaacaaaagaCTCACCATTCTGAATTTAGATACATTCTTCATCAGCCAAAGGTTATTTTACTACCGGCTTCACCAATCCATCCCAAAATAAACAGGCAGAATTGCATGTTAGATGTGCCATATCATTCTCAAGGCAAAGAACCGGAAATCGACAGGTTATTCCAAATCAAATtaaataaaatcaaataacgTTGTATCAACTAGTAGCATAAACCCAATGACAAAAtgcatatatgtataaattcTCATAATGTATATTCTATTCTCTAACCCTTACACCGTTTTGTATCTTTGGTCCCCATCTATATGTTTCATAGTATGTTACGGATGCAGATCAAGAGTGAGTGTAAAGCAGATCAAAGTGAGAATAGACCGATAGGGGAAGGAAAGGCGAATATAGGCAACATGATTAGCATGATGAATATAGTCTATACTAATCAAACTTCAGATCTTAGACTCACCCTCTGATCTTCTTTGGTGGTCTAGGTGGTTTGATGAAAGTTGATGGAGCTGAACCTTGAGAATATCTTGAAAAGGCCCAAAGCTATATAATGCGAAATCGGGTTGAATTAGCACTTCAAATTTTGATGCCATCATAATCTTATTCTGAATAGAGCTTGATCATTGTCCTTTTATCGGTGTATACAATACATGATTAAAGAGAAGATAACGTACGAgatatctaaatcatcaaattttatATTAATTAGCTCTTACACGATATTATAAATCGATTTACGCTTGATcaaaaaactcaccttctttcttttactgATAATCCAACATCATATAATTTAACACTTCTCATccataattcatttaatttaTCCCATGATTCAGCATGAGATTCTAATTTCGTATCTGCATTTCTACCTATTAAAGTGAGTAATGATTGTGGTGTAGGTGTTTCGGCTTATTGAACAGAACAAACAACATGATTAATTTagttaaagcttctttataATGCATAAAACGTTTGTATTGAATGATTCAAAGAATTTGAGACTTACCTGATGCACGTAAAGGTGCCTTTTGCATTAAtttagtagaagaagataataatgccttttgttgttgatttaaaACGGTAGAAGGTaatttcgatgatgatgctcGTAAAGATGACAAaaacattttgatttaagTTTCTGGGTTTTTTACGAAGAATGTATCTTTCTGATCTGGCTCTTTAGCTAGTAGGAGATTCTTTTAATGGACAGTCAAGTGTAATGTATCCAAAAAATTGCAATATCAATGCAAAAAGTCAAGTTGAAAAGGATGCTCTAACATATATATTTCGACTTTTCCTTGTGAATTCTGCTCTTACGTAATAAATTCCGGTCATTCGATATTTTGATGTTCGTGATCTTTATTATGGTGTTTACAAAAACcatttcattattatcttgaATATTCCTCCTCTTCTTACCTATCTCAAGTACACGACGAGCTCGTGATCGATCACCTCTGTCGTTATACAAATATCAGTATTCTCAAGTCAAAAGAACGAACTCAATCCGATTGAAAACAATAAGCTTTGTTGGGTAAACTTGCAAAGATGGACGCGGCTACTTTAACAGGATTAGTGAAGGAATTGAATACCGCGAATGGGGATGGCAAGACAGATGTAAGCTGAACAAGTTTGGATCGGGTTGTAACTTTTGAAGCATGACAAAAAGCTTATCAAGTGTTCATTGCCCTTTTAATTAATGATAGGAAGTTGTTCGAATACTGAAAAAGCTTAAAACGGAAGTAGAACCTTCAGAAGATTTACTTAGAGTATGTCATGTTTGCTATTCTTGTTCTCTCGTCTAAATAACTATAGCTTCTTTATATGAAATACTAAATATCACAAATTTCCGACTGCCTAGTCATCAAAAGCAGGTGTGGCAATTGGTAAATTacgttcatcatcaacatcgacaaTATCGAGTTTGGCTAAAGAAATCGTTAAATCATGGAGGGATGttattgaagaaaataagaagaaaaggaagagagatgatggtgatgatggttcaAAACCTGTCAAGAAGGAAGATGGTAGTGCTAAACGTGTAAAAGcggaaggtgagttttccAGTATCATTAACTTTTTCGAAATTAAGCCAgaatctatctatatatattcgATTGGACTAAATACGAGAATTtgtatcattttcagctggATCATCAGCAAAAGCAACAACACCTTCAGTCgcttcacctatacctaattcagtATCTACACCTGACACGAAAGAAGTGAAACAGGAGAccaataacaaaaacaaatcaccttcacctagtaattcttcttctgttgaGCAACGTCAACCTTTATCAACTATAGATTCAAGTAGAACAACACCTAGaacatcaaaatctgatggtgtagataaatcattaaaagctgataattctgatggtGCTTCTGATCCTGTAAGAGATAAATGTGTAGTAATGATTTATGATGCTTTGGCTTGTGATTCAACTGCACGTGAGTTCTtgtttctttgtttttttttggctttttaCATAATTCTTCCTTCAAATAAGATTGAATTAACACAAGAGAGGTTGtgctgataaagatgattaACACTCGCGTTTTTGGATTTTATAGAGAATAAAATTTTGATAGAAAGAGCTATGGGAATAGAAAAGTATGCTCATAAATCAACCAATTATTCTACTGGTAATGATTATCGAGGGAGTAAGTTTACGATTTCAATTTTTGGATCATGAAAAACGGCGTTGATTATCTGttactattattgttattttatGGTATAATTGTGGAAATTGATTAAAAATTTACTTGCTTTGCTAATTATTGTTTATTTCCACAGAAATGCGATCACTTTTCTTAAAtctaaaagataaaggtaatccaGCATTAAGAAATGAAATTGTTTTAGGTTATATAAGTACAGAAAAAGTTGCTAATATGTCAAAAGATGTAAgttatcttttttctttttctttttttaactgttttcttatttttttcttttcctttacccTCGAATTAATAcaatttctaattttgaatttgaagaagaacattAAGCTAATATGTTGTTATATTAATCAATTCGCAATTTTGCAATTGTAATTTTATTACAATACACAATAGGAAATGGCATCAGAATCAGTTAGAGcattaaatgaaaaaatcgcatcagataatttatttAAAGCAAAAGCAGTTGGTGAAACTCAAGCTGAAACAGATGCTTTCAAATGTGGTAGATGTCAACAAAGAAAATGTACTTATTATCAAATGCAAACTAGATCTGCTGATGAACCTATGACAGTGAGTTACTGTCTCGACAtgatttcttctatatcacACAGACCCATCCGACGTGATTTCCACTACGAGATCGAAATAAATCTAAAGGTACACTACtaatttcaatcatttttatgatatttttcttttcccctTTCCAGACTTTCGTAACGTGAGTTTCCCACTATCTGATGAACACGATCTTAGTCAATCATAAGTATACTGGTAAAGAATAGATTCACTAATTGTTGTATCATgctctcttcttcttcttcttctccccCTCCTCACATATATGTACCCTTTATCATACAATATTGTTATTCGTTAATTGCGGTAAACAGATGTACAGTAAGTCTCATTCTCCTCATTAAAATCACTGTTTGGAATAAAGTTGACTTACAATACCATGTTTTACTTTGAACAGAACTGTGGAAACAGATGGAAATTCAGTTAAGAGGAATATTTGTGATATTATTCTTCTAAAAAACAAGGTTTATGTTTAGAGTGTTTTGGAGATACATCATCCAATGAGATAAAGAAGGCAAGATGAGTTAAGATGGTCAGTTCGCGAATACAATGTTAGTTGAAAAGAAGGGGTGCTGTTATGACAAGTTAGGTCGTTTTCTTTGTGTTAGGGATCCCAGAGTATGTAGTAAAGAACAGAAGTTATTTGTATGaaaacaatatcatatatatgtgtTGTGGTTGTGTTGTTATCAAAGTATGAAGTATGAAAAGAACAACTGGGCCAATGATCACTTGTAATGTAAATGAGGAATAAGGATAGTGAAGAGTGTATATAGAGCAATAAGAGCTATATATATGCTCTATTCGTCTTATCgcattttcttttgttttacGATATATTGCTCTTTTTCACGATATACTGCTGTTTTTCTAAGCAACTTTCTTGGATCAGAATGCTACCGGTCTTCATCATTCTAACTATTTATGCATTTCTTGTCTGTATCTATTCATTTTGCGTATATCGTGTTACTTCTTACGTACTTACATCCTTtttattttgacttttcacTTATTTGCCTCTTTGCCTTTTcttggtatatatatgtatatatgaaatTCTACATTCTACTATATTTAGAACGCCTTTCTCGTTGCTTTTACCAACCAATATCCTATCCTACCATGTTCTTTCGATCATTATTTGTCTTCTTTTTACATGTTCTACAGCTTCACGCTATCAAGGGGTATTTATCacattttcatttccagGGGTATCACTTTCCTCCGCAACAATATTTTGTGATCATCTTTTCCCCCTTGTCTAAAGGTATACATCAATAGGTTTTATTCCTTCATTATCCTCCGTACTTCATATCTTAGTAATTACAATTTATTATTTGacttttctttcatcttaCTCTTTTGCACTATCAATGGAAATCAGCTAACCAGTCTGGATTTACCTCGTGATGGTCGCGTTGATGAAATCTACCTTGAATaccgaaaaaaaaaagtcatCAACTCACGTTAGAATCTACAAGGATCAACGCAAATTACACCAGCACTTTCATTCCAGGCGTAACCCCATTCAGCAAGTACTTGTTTTATACTCGTACCTAGTCTGACTTTTGATGCACCTCTTAAAGGATCTTGTGAAGCGACATGtttttcttcacctatcaCTATATAAGCTGTAAATCAAGTGGAACAAAATTCAGCATGATACCACTTCGTAACTAGGAAACACTCGATCGAAGCTATCACTTACCAAGACCTCTAAAATTCTCTCTTTCAAGCTACATAAAGGAGATCACAGTTCAATATCAGTATACATATCATTCTAAGAAATTGGCAAATCTGCTTAAATACACGTACCTCAGCTAAGAATTGGCCAGCTATTTCTTGAGCTTCATTACCATGTAAGGTATGAAGATCTAAAAGAGCTTCATATctttctgatgaagataaattttCTGCTCCTGAgatttttgatgatgcaaTACCCATAATAACACCTAAACCTCCGGCacattctttacctttttcagaTCTATCTAGGGGATCATTTGACCAATTTGaatctctttctcttatAGCTATTTGAGCTTCAATTCTACGTTGTTTGATTAATTGTTGTGATGCTTCAGAAGTTTCATTCAACATTCTTTGATTTAAtgctttaccttctcttGAGAATCTTTTTGCTGCAGATCCATCACCTCTTCTAAATGCATCTGCAGCTCTAGCTAAACATGCATTCCGAGCATGTCCTAATCGTATAGCAGTTGATCTGGTTGACATGTATTGTTCATTCGTCTCACTTCCTGTTTTGAGGGTAGGTAATAAACTTGGTGGTCTAAGTTTGATTCTAGctgatggtttaggtaatgcAGCTActagagaaggtgaaggtaagttAGGTGAAATTTGTTGATTCGTCAATAAAGGTGA encodes:
- a CDS encoding transcription elongation factor S-II codes for the protein MDAATLTGLVKELNTANGDGKTDEVVRILKKLKTEVEPSEDLLRSSKAGVAIGKLRSSSTSTISSLAKEIVKSWRDVIEENKKKRKRDDGDDGSKPVKKEDGSAKRVKAEAGSSAKATTPSVASPIPNSVSTPDTKEVKQETNNKNKSPSPSNSSSVEQRQPLSTIDSSRTTPRTSKSDGVDKSLKADNSDGASDPVRDKCVVMIYDALACDSTAQNKILIERAMGIEKYAHKSTNYSTGNDYRGKMRSLFLNLKDKGNPALRNEIVLGYISTEKVANMSKDEMASESVRALNEKIASDNLFKAKAVGETQAETDAFKCGRCQQRKCTYYQMQTRSADEPMTTFVTCTNCGNRWKFS